The Meiothermus sp. region CGGGTAACCTGAGGCACATTTCAAATCGAGCAACCATATAACCAACTCTCTGGCGAGAAGAACCATGAAAAGACCCACCGTGTTTATTGATGGCGAGGCCGGCACCACTGGCCTGCAAATCCGGGCGCGCTTACAGCACCGCAGCGACATCGAGCTGCTCTCCATTGACCCCGCCAAGCGCAAAGATGAAGCCGAGCGCAAGCGCCTGCTGAACGCGGTGGACGTGGCTATCCTCTGCCTTCAGGACGACCTGGCCCAAGCGGCGGTGGGGATGCTAGAAAACCCCGAGACCCGCATTCTGGACGCGAGTTCGGCCCACCGGGTGGCCGAGGGCTGGGTGTATGGCTTTCCCGAGCTTTGCCCCGAGCAACCCGAGCAGATTCGCCAAGCCCGCTTTGTTTCCAACCCCGGCTGCTATCCCACCGGCGTGATTGCCCTGCTGCGCCCTTTGGTAGATGCTGGGCTTTTGCCCAGGAGCTTTGCGGCCTCGGTCAATGCCATCTCGGGCTACTCCGGAGGTGGGCGGCAGCTCATCGATGCGATGGAAGGTCGGGGTGAACACCGGCTGGCGGGGGACTACCGGGCCTATGGACTCGAGCTCACCCACAAACACGTGCCCGAGATGACGCTTTACTCAGGCCTCGAGCACCCCCCCATCTTCACCCCGGCAGTAGGGCGCTTCCGCCAGGGCATGCTGGATTTCATTCCCGTACACCTCTGGGCCCTGCCCCAAAAAGTAACCGCTGCCCAACTCCACGAAGCGCTTGCGGAACGCTATCGGGGCCAGCGTTTTGTGCAGGTGATGCCCCTGGAAACCTACGGGGCGCACCATCCGGTGCTCGACCCCCAAGCCCTGAACGGCACCAACCGGCTCGAGCTCTTCGTCTTCGAGAACCCCGCGCGCGAACAGGCCCTTCTGGTAGCCCGCTTCGACAACCTGGGCAAGGGCGCTTCGGGGGCGGCGGTGCAGAACCTCGACCTGATGCTAGGTCTGGAAGGCCCGCACAGCTATGAGTACTTTGGGGACTGAAGGTGCAGACCATCACGGTGTACCTCGACTATTTGTGCCCCTTTGCCTGGCGGGGCCTCGAGCTAGCCCATGTGGTGGCCCCCCAGTTGGGCCTGGAACTGGAACTGCGGCATTTTAG contains the following coding sequences:
- the argC gene encoding N-acetyl-gamma-glutamyl-phosphate reductase is translated as MKRPTVFIDGEAGTTGLQIRARLQHRSDIELLSIDPAKRKDEAERKRLLNAVDVAILCLQDDLAQAAVGMLENPETRILDASSAHRVAEGWVYGFPELCPEQPEQIRQARFVSNPGCYPTGVIALLRPLVDAGLLPRSFAASVNAISGYSGGGRQLIDAMEGRGEHRLAGDYRAYGLELTHKHVPEMTLYSGLEHPPIFTPAVGRFRQGMLDFIPVHLWALPQKVTAAQLHEALAERYRGQRFVQVMPLETYGAHHPVLDPQALNGTNRLELFVFENPAREQALLVARFDNLGKGASGAAVQNLDLMLGLEGPHSYEYFGD